From Myxocyprinus asiaticus isolate MX2 ecotype Aquarium Trade chromosome 25, UBuf_Myxa_2, whole genome shotgun sequence, one genomic window encodes:
- the LOC127416432 gene encoding desmocollin-2-like, with product MYQNSPFRVCMIILVLFPSTELCELRPVHALVPKRLPAGYVISKVTEELNLKGCAVKPVAFTTSDPDFAVNTDGTIITVRSMVITTRTFSVLVQDESGFDWRVDIILSCTDKASQKSGNVVHKRYKRRWRPLPFSIVENDGPKFPKEVETIASDSSVNHTVYYEISGPGVTTDPVGLFQLNKDTGILSVTRAVDREQYPQFIFMARVFDRLSHQETDQPLPITVIVEDKNDNAPEFIGSPFFTVPERCKAGTVIGQVNATDKDQAKTPHTLIKFTLLNATDMFSIEAFTGVLTAKTNTLDREAQDKVYVSIEIKDMGGAHDGLFNRGTAVITLTDVNDNPPTFKEKLFKAQVQENKENVLVLRIPVEDKDLVNTANWRALFEVTKGNESGNFRMETDPKTNEGLLYVIKSLDYEKTQMVKLEITARNEAPLVGTNAGWLSVPVELSVGNEDEGPEFTAPILWLKVKENVPNGTIIGTYTALDPETKNSNGIKYYKMTDPGSWITVVENTGELRTANTIDRESPLVFNNTYNITVRAVDESKKTGKGMVIIQIEDENDNMPQIPSNELVICSKGNSLGSVLIEAVDKDETPYSTPFHFEFGAEHDGKWRLKDATLNSVVLEQAVDLPNGLYNVPLLAKDLQGFGKEQIVKVRVCTCEREENGVGSCGARSASTSLGSWGILALVLSGLLLLLLCLLLIFMCTTKREKLYISDDTGTGGMLLKSNTEAPGEEVKEEAFMKISGPDVLDGSVQGIQITDSKNMGSAGGHYGNQYIQGGGVYNSTTQDFGTEKYNFAGHHNSSLYGNPVYQKYSNTSAIDTWRTNERYLGKKLAYFGDEEQGRYADDLLKTYGHEGAGSPAGSVGCCSVLGEPDSLDFLNTLGPKFKPLADVCTRNTQGGN from the exons ATGTATCAAAACTCTCCGTTCCGCGTCTGTATGATTATTTTG GTGCTGTTTCCGAGCACCGAGTTATGTGAGCTGAGGCCAGTGCATGCCCTGGTTCCTAAGAGACTGCCCGCCGGTTATGTCATCTCTAAAGTCACAGAAGAAT taaatctcaAAGGCTGTGCAGTCAAGCCTGTGGCTTTTACCACAAGCGACCCAGACTTTGCTGTAAATACAGATGGAACCATTATCACAGTTCGCAGTATGGTGATTACAACAAGGACGTTTTCTGTGTTGGTGCAGGATGAGAGTGGTTTTGATTGGAGAGTGGACATTATATTGTCCTGTACAGACAAG GCATCTCAGAAGTCTGGCAATGTGGTTCACAAACGTTATAAGAGAAGATGGAGACCGTTGCCTTTCTCTATTGTTGAGAATGATGGCCCTAAATTCCCAAAGGAAGTGGAGACG ATTGCGTCTGATTCTTCAGTAAATCACACTGTGTATTATGAGATCAGTGGGCCTGGTGTTACCACAGACCCTGTAGGCTTATTCCAGCTGAACAAGGACACCGGCATACTGAGTGTGACAAGGGCCGTCGACCGTGAGCAGTACCCCCAATTCATT TTTATGGCTCGAGTGTTTGACAGACTTAGCCACCAGGAAACTGATCAGCCTTTGCCCATTACCGTGATTGTGGAGGATAAGAATGACAATGCCCCTGAGTTCATAGGAAGTCCCTTCTTCACGGTGCCCGAACGGTGCAAAGCAG GTACAGTTATTGGGCAGGTGAATGCCACAGATAAGGATCAGGCCAAAACCCCCCACACCTTGATCAAGTTCACTTTACTCAATGCTACCGACATGTTCTCCATTGAAGCTTTTACCGGAGTATTAACTGCTAAAACCAACACACTGGACAGAGAG GCGCAGGACAAAGTCTACGTTTCCATAGAGATTAAAGATATGGGTGGAGCTCATGATGGGCTCTTCAACAGAGGAACTGCTGTCATTACACTCACAGATGTTAATGATAACCCTCCCACCTTTAAAGAGAAGTTG TTTAAGGCACAGGTCCAGGAGAACAAAGAAAATGTGCTAGTTCTTAGGATCCCAGTGGAAGATAAGGACTTGGTGAACACTGCCAACTGGAGGGCCCTGTTTGAGGTCACCAAGGGAAACGAGAGTGGAAACTTCAGGATGGAGACAGACCCCAAAACCAACGAGGGGCTTCTGTACGTCATAAAG TCATTGGACTATGAAAAAACTCAGATGGTAAAGCTGGAAATTACTGCCCGTAATGAAGCTCCACTTGTTGGGACTAACGCCGGCTGGCTCTCTGTCCCAGTGGAGCTCTCTGTGGGAAATGAAGATGAGGGACCAGAGTTCACTGCTCCCATTCTATGGCTCAAGGTCAAGGAGAATGTTCCCAATGGAACTATCATTGGAACCTATACAGCTTTGGACCCAGAGACAAAGAACAGCAATGGAATAAA GTACTATAAGATGACTGACCCAGGCTCCTGGATCACTGTGGTGGAGAACACTGGAGAACTGAGAACTGCCAATACTATAGACCGCGAATCACCTTTGGTCTTCAACAATACTTACAACATAACTGTCAGAGCAGTGGATGAGA GTAAGAAGACTGGAAAGGGAATGGTTATAATCCAGATCGAGGATGAGAATGATAACATGCCCCAGATTCCAAGCAATGAGCTGGTCATTTGTAGTAAGGGCAATTCGCTAGGCTCGGTTCTGATTGAAGCTGTGGACAAAGATGAGACACCTTACTCGACTCCCTTCCATTTCGAATTTGGAGCAGAACATGATGGGAAGTGGAGATTGAAGGATGCTACAC TTAACTCTGTGGTGCTGGAACAGGCTGTGGACTTGCCCAACGGTCTGTACAATGTACCATTGCTGGCGAAGGATCTGCAGGGATTTGGGAAAGAGCAGATCGTGAAAGTGCGAGTGTGTACCTGTGAAAGGGAGGAAAATGGAGTGGGGTCATGTGGGGCTCGCAGTGCCTCTACCTCTTTGGGCAGCTGGGGAATCCTTGCCTTAGTTCTCTCTGGCCTGCTGCTGCTACTTTTAT GTTTGTTGCTCATCTTCATGTGCACCACTAAGAGAGAAAAACTGTACATTAGTGATGATACTGGAACAGGAGGAATGCTGCTAAAATCCAACACTGAGGCGCCTGGTGAAGAAGtg AAAGAGGAGGCTTTTATGAAGATCTCTGGGCCAGATGTTTTGGACGGATCAGTTCAAGGCATTCAAATCACGGATAGTAAGAACATGGGTTCAGCTGGAGGACACTATGGGAATCAATATATCCAGGGGGGAGGCGTGTACAACAGCACCACTCAAGACTTTGGGACAGAAAAATACAATTTTGCCGGCCATCACAATAGCAGCCTCTACGGCAACCCAGTGTACCAGAAATACTCGAACACGAGTGCAATCGACACATGGAGAACCAATGAGCGCTACTTGGGCAAA AAATTGGCTTACTTCGGAGACGAGGAGCAGGGACGGTACGCCGATGATCTGCTGAAGACCTACGGACACGAGGGGGCGGGGTCTCCTGCAGGCTCTGTAGGGTGTTGTAGTGTTTTGGGTGAACCGGACTCACTGGACTTTTTGAACACACTCGGCCCTAAATTTAAACCACTTGCTGACGTCTGCACCAGGAACACTCAAGGCGGGAACTAA